A single Cryptococcus neoformans var. grubii H99 chromosome 7, complete sequence DNA region contains:
- a CDS encoding peptidyl-prolyl cis-trans isomerase D, producing the protein MSNTIAYFDITIANEPAGRLTFELFDDVVPKTANNFKHLCIGDKTNEAGVKLAYAGSSFHRCIKGFMLQGGDFTRGDGTGGESIYGEKFEDENFELKHDKPMLLSMANAGPGTNGSQFFITTVPTPHLDGKHVVFGRVIYNRSLVRQIENIPTTSDRPNQPVTISSAGILSPDEFAQLEAERQAKQANSDGGDIWEDWPQDEEGVDAEKPEEAVVVAGKLKEVGTKEFKAGNFAVALDKYQKALRYLDVHPVLPNDSPAELVESFRSLRLPLLTNAALCALKLPASPNTSSLVVSLTSRALTLPSLSPSEKGKALYRRAQAYVLKKDDEAAEKDLKGALECVPGDVGVIKLLKDVEAKRKARKEKERQAFAKMFG; encoded by the exons ATGTCCAATACTATCGCTTATTTTGACATCACTATCGCCAACGAGCCCGCTGGTAGGCTCACTTTCGAGCTCTTTGACGATGTTGTCCCCAAG ACTGCCAACAACTTTAAGCATCTCTGTATCGGAGACAAGACCAACGAAGCCGGCGTTAAGCTCGCTTATGCCGGGTCTAGCTTCCACAGGTGCATCAAGGGCTTCATGTTGCAAGGTGGTGACTTTACCAGGGGCGATGGAACAGGTGGGGAGTCCATCTACGGCGAGAAG tttgaggatgaaaacTTTGAATTGAAACACGATAAACCTATGCTTCTTTCCATGGCTAACGCCGGACCCGGGACTAACGGATCTCAATTCTTTATCACTAC CGTCCCGACCCCTCACCTCGATGGGAAACACGTCGTGTTCGGTCGAGTTATCTACAACCGTTCCCTCGTCCGTCAAATCGAAAACATCCCCACCACATCCGACCGTCCCAACCAGCCCGTCACCATCTCTTCCGCCGGTATCCTCTCCCCCGACGAATTCGCCCAGCTCGAGGCCGAACGTCAAGCCAAACAAGCCAACTCTGATGGTGGTGATATCTGGGAAGACTGGCctcaggatgaagaaggtgtgGACGCTGAAAAGCCTGAAGAAGCGGTTGTTGTAGCCGGTAAGCTAAAGGAAGTGGGTACCAAGGAGTTTAAAGCTGGAAACTTTGCGGTGGCGTTGGACAAGTACCAAAAGGCGTTGAGGTACCTCGACGTCCACCCTGTACTCCCCAACGATTCTCCCGCCGAACTCGTCGAGTCCTTCCGTTCCCTCCGACTCCCATTGCTCACTAATGCTGCCCTGTGCGCTTTGAAGCTCCCTGCGTCGCCCaacacctcttccttggtcGTCTCCCTCACGTCGCGAGCCTTGACCTTGCCTAGTCTCTCGCCTTCCGAGAAGGGTAAGGCTCTATACAGACGGGCTCAGGCGTATGTcctcaagaaggatgatgaagctgCAGAGAAGGATTTGAAGGGTGCGTTGGAGTGTGTACCGGGGGATGTCGGGGTGATCAAGTTGTTGAAGGATGTAgaggcgaagaggaaggcgaggaaggagaaggagaggcagGCGTTTGCCAAGATGTTTGGATAG
- a CDS encoding UMP-CMP kinase, whose product MTVIDTIKDKLHHHHHHDKHADADAEPAAAAAQTQTQTQTTPTPVSPETSKDASAAPDVEFSDKPVFDANKVTVIFVLGGPGAGKGTQCEKLVTEYGFKHLSAGDLLRAERSREGSKYGAMITEYITEGKIVPMEVTIKLLENAMTETLSSPPSASGWSNGFGRFLIDGFPRKMDQALKFDESVCKSSFVLFFSTSEEILLQRLLERGKTSGREDDNKESIVKRFRTFLETSMPVVDYYRERNKVVEIDSSPSIDEVYAVVKREIDARLPKRGPAYE is encoded by the exons ATGACTGTCATTGACACTATCAAGGACAAgctccatcatcatcaccatcatgaCAAGCACGCTGACGCCGACGCCGAGCCTGCCGCTGCGGCtgcccaaacccaaacccaaacccaaacgACCCCCACGCCTGTCAGCCCCGAAACCAGCAAGGACGCTTCCGCCGCTCCCGATGTCGAATTCTCTGACAAGCCTGTCTTTGATGCCAACAAGGTCACTGTGATCTTTGTCCTCGGTGGACCTGGTGCAG GCAAGGGCACACAGTGTGAGAAGCTCGTTACCGAGTATGGCTTCAAGCACCTTTCCG CTGGTGACCTTCTGCGAGCGGAACGATCTCGTGAAGGATCAAAGTATGGTGCGATGATCACCGAGTACATTACTGAGGGCAAGATCGTCCCTATGGAGGTTACCATCAAG CTCCTTGAGAACGCCATGACCGAaaccctttcctctcccccCTCTGCTTCCGGATGGTCCAACGGCTTTGGTCGATTCCTCATCGATGGGTTCCCCCGTAAGATGGACCAGGCTCTCAAGTTTGACGAATCTGTCTGCAAATCTAGCTTtgtgctcttcttcagcacTTCCGAGGAGATCTTGCTTCAGCGATTGTTGGAGAGGGGTAAGACTAGTGGAAGGGAGGACGACAACAAGGAGAGTATCGTAAAGCGATTCC GAACGTTCCTCGAGACCTCCATGCCTGTTGTCGACTACTACCGCGAACGAAACAAGGTTGTTGAGATTGATTCTTCCCCCTCGATCGACGAGGTGTACGCCGTTGTCAAGCGTGAGATTGACGCTCGTTTACCCAAGAGGGGTCCTGCGTATGAGTAA
- a CDS encoding protein BTN1 — protein MASLPLTPLSMSTTHNNVHHRHSPHSDAINTPITETTPALGSNDHVNTGDVNPTDRRGDSVDEEDIDQFISDNQALDELQMPTGSKHANKRLFVAFMIFGLLNNVLYVIILSAALDLVSADTPKGVVALFNIFPALITKVVWPLLSNGKIRYTRRVGLCTICSWFGIMIIALSSSLSPRLLGISLASLSSGMGELTFLQLTTTLPTEATSKTALGAWSSGTGFAGVAGAGIWWLLRGLGVKGGLGLSSFLPLFFPITYKYILPPFSHLEASSDSSFYQPLSTSSLSNNNNFRRPAILISVPSSEYVPQHTPLLSSGFIDRDRERNRDGEELTDGDKRLGGMGNLRLTTQEKMKLLRPLVVRYMLPLCAVYVEEYVINSGVAPTLVFPLPTYGIWSWLFKSPRDYYPFWSLTYQTFVFLSRSSLSLGLPPIPKRLLPLPAIIQFLVLSLLFLQAKTFFFSSPAYIPPAEGEGGGVDRSITIVFLLICLEGLCGGSGYVNTFYHVGREGSDGENDDYNDDNEMGGDQRASNATAMEKKAMEREFRIGAVGAADSTGILFASLISMPLEIALCQSQVDQGRTMCREL, from the exons ATGGCCTCATTACCCCTCACTCCACTTTCCATGAGTACCACTCATAACAATGTGCATCACCGACATTCACCGCACTCTGATGCCATAAACACACCAATAACCGAAACCACTCCTGCACTCGGATCGAATGATCATGTGAATACTGGAGATGTCAATCCGACTGATAGAAGGGGCGATtctgttgatgaagaggatatTGATCAATTTATATCCG ATAATCAAGCATTGGATGAATTGCAGATGCCGACAGGGTCGAAACACGCAAACAAACGGTTATTCGTTGCGTTCATGATCTTTGGCCTTTTAAACAATG TACTCTACGTGATCATCTTATCAGCAGCGTTGGATCTCGTATCGGCCGATACGCCCAAAGGTGTTGTCGCCCTGTTCAACATTTTCCCTGCGTTGATCACCAAAGTTGTCTGGCCCTTGCTCTCAAATGGGAAAATTAGGTATACTAGAAGAGTGGGGCTCTGTACGATTTGTAGCTGGTTTGGTATCATG ATAATCGCACTATCCTCATCCCTATCTCCACGTCTCCTCGGGATATCGCTAGCCTCATTATCCTCCGGTATGGGCGAACTCACCTTCCTACAACTCACGACCACCCTTCCTACCGAGGCAACGTCCAAGACGGCTTTGGGAGCATGGTCCAGCGGAACCGGGTTTGCCGGTGTAGCGGGCGCGGGGATATGGTGGTTGTTAAGAGGTTTGGGAGTGAAAGGTGGGTTGGGATTGTCTAGT TTTTTACCATTGTTTTTCCCAATTACATACAAATATATCCtgcctcccttctctcacCTTGAGGCTTCTTCAGACTCATCTTTTTATCAACCActttcaacatcttcattaTCAAATAATAACAATTTTCGGCGCCCTGCAATCCTCATCTCAGTGCCATCATCCGAGTATGTCCCCCAACATACACCTCTCTTATCTTCCGGGTTTATCGATCGAGACAGAGAAAGGAACagggatggggaggaaCTAACGGATGGGGATAAAAGATTAGGAGGAATGGGAAATTTAAGGTTGACGACAcaggaaaagatgaagtTGCTACGACCGTTGGTGGTGAGATACATGCTTCCGCTTTGTGCGGTTTACGTAGAGGAATATGTCATCAACTCG GGAGTGGCACCTACGCTGGTTTTTCCACTGCCAACATATGGGATTTGGTCTTGGTTGTTCAAATCTCCTCGTGATTACTATCCTTTCTGGTCACTTACTT ACCAAacttttgtttttctttcccgttcatccctctctctcgGCCTACCCCCTATACCAAAACGTCTCCTCCCTTTACCGGCTATCATTCAATTCCTcgtcctttcccttctttttcttcaagcAAAGAcgtttttcttctcctctccgGCTTACATTCCTCcagcagaaggagaaggtggtggGGTGGATAGGAGTATTACGATTGTTTTCTTATTAATTTGTTTGGAAGGGCTGTGTGGTGGGAGTGGGTATGTGAACACATTTTACCATGTGGGCAGGGAAGGCAGTGACGGTGAAAATGATGACTACAATGACGATAATGAAATGGGTGGGGATCAAAGAGCTTCGAATGCGACGGCgatggagaaaaaggcgatggaaagagagTTTAGGATTGGTGCTGTTGGAGCGGCTGATTCGACTG GTATTCTATTTGCATCGCTCATCTCAATGCCCCTTGAAATCGCACTTTGTCAAAGCCAGGTTGATCAAGGAAGGACAATGTGTCGGGAGCTATAA